The Pseudoalteromonas aliena SW19 genome includes a region encoding these proteins:
- a CDS encoding carbohydrate kinase family protein — protein MTKLLCLGELLIDMLPQDSQNSAYLPIAGGAPANVAVGYAKLGGKAAFCGGMGDDYFAKQLAKALTQYNVSTDYLFTVMGSQTAMVIVSLDDTGERSFNFYRQNTADLLLTSVHLAQIQWEKLSTLHFCSNTLTNNAIAQTTFSALQLAKSNNKLVSFDVNLRYSLWQSIDDIEANVRACYEYCDIVKLSRDELNFLAEQTKQLPEGYLQSLLDVGVSVVFLTDGPEPATVYHNEFTLSESAPIITAVDTTSAGDAFIAGVLYYLNHNNEDVLLTTKINDEKIVKRALNFGLKCGSKACLAKGAFPALPVLADVL, from the coding sequence ATGACTAAACTTCTGTGCTTAGGCGAGCTATTAATTGATATGCTGCCACAAGACTCTCAAAACAGTGCTTATTTACCTATCGCAGGCGGCGCACCTGCTAATGTAGCCGTAGGCTATGCAAAGTTAGGTGGTAAAGCTGCTTTTTGTGGTGGTATGGGCGATGACTACTTTGCCAAGCAACTTGCTAAAGCACTTACACAATACAATGTAAGCACTGACTACTTATTTACAGTTATGGGCTCGCAAACTGCAATGGTAATAGTTAGCCTTGATGATACAGGCGAGCGCAGTTTTAATTTTTATCGCCAAAATACGGCCGATTTGCTTTTAACGAGTGTTCACTTGGCGCAAATTCAATGGGAGAAACTAAGTACCCTACACTTTTGTTCAAACACGCTTACCAATAACGCAATTGCGCAAACTACATTTAGCGCTTTGCAGCTTGCTAAAAGTAACAATAAATTAGTAAGCTTTGATGTAAATTTACGCTACAGCTTATGGCAAAGCATAGATGATATTGAAGCAAATGTACGTGCTTGCTATGAGTATTGCGACATAGTTAAACTCTCTCGTGATGAGTTAAACTTTTTAGCAGAACAAACAAAGCAGCTACCCGAGGGTTATTTACAATCACTTTTAGATGTTGGTGTTAGCGTAGTATTTTTAACAGATGGTCCTGAGCCTGCGACAGTTTATCATAACGAATTCACGCTAAGTGAATCGGCACCAATTATTACAGCAGTTGATACAACAAGCGCAGGCGATGCTTTTATTGCTGGTGTTTTATATTATCTAAACCATAACAATGAAGATGTATTACTTACTACTAAAATAAATGATGAGAAAATAGTAAAACGCGCCCTCAACTTTGGCCTAAAATGCGGCTCAAAAGCCTGTTTAGCTAAAGGGGCATTTCCGGCATTACCTGTGCTGGCTGATGTACTTTAA
- a CDS encoding TonB-dependent siderophore receptor produces the protein MTTHNTPLYLISALALAVSQGVNAQETDQATPEASQNKGLETIVVTGVPRRTTIMASSVSVSSVSLEQVQVSTPRSTAEAFRIIPGIRAESTGGEGNANIAVRGLPVASGGAKFLQLQEDGLPVLQYGDIAFGNSDIFMRLDNTVQTIESIRGGSASTAASNAPGGIINFISKNGENESGSVSTTLGLDYDSVRTDFEYGTYLTDSVRFHVGGFVRQGEGPRETGYTSNKGGQIKANLTKDFDNGYVRLYYKHLDDKSVGYLPMPMYSNGDSIAGFDAQSDTPHSALFTKTVRLNGENQISSGDIRDGMNPKVDSVGFEAVFDLDNDWRIENRFRKSSISGNFNSLIPAEVGSASSIAQSIGGVGATLSNANTGAAFNDDLAMRIHTFDVTMNDFDSLVNDFKLTKSFDDDTSITFGYYASTQNIAMSWLWNSYLMELKGDNAALLNVTAADGTEFSENGLYAYGTPYWGNCCQRDYDTEYDTRAPYVAFSTKLGDVSIDASARYDSGEARGNYAGAVTSTVDMNRDGEISIPEQNVAGIDIANASPVNYDWNYSSYSIGANYQIDPSLATFARISKGGRANADRLLFGKVRADGSVAKEDAVDEVNQFEFGVKKRFDSLSVFATAFFAETEEQNFEATSQTFFDREYEAKGIEIESTYFIDAWDFRGNLTWTDAEIAKDALTPDVVGNTPRRQADLIYSLMARYSYEKGAAGLSFIGTTDAYAQDNNDLKFDGYTQVNGFVSYDLSENLNIALNVNNLFDTVGITEAEEGSVPENNIIRARTINGRTTSVTLKYAFN, from the coding sequence ATGACAACACACAATACACCTTTATATTTAATCAGCGCTTTAGCACTTGCCGTAAGTCAAGGCGTTAACGCACAAGAAACAGACCAAGCAACACCTGAAGCATCACAAAACAAAGGTCTTGAAACAATAGTTGTAACCGGCGTACCACGTCGAACAACAATCATGGCTTCAAGCGTTTCAGTTAGTAGCGTATCACTTGAACAAGTTCAGGTGTCTACTCCTCGCTCAACAGCCGAGGCTTTTAGAATCATTCCTGGTATTCGTGCAGAATCGACAGGTGGCGAAGGTAATGCAAATATTGCTGTTCGTGGCCTGCCAGTTGCTTCAGGCGGTGCAAAATTTTTACAATTACAAGAAGATGGTTTACCTGTACTGCAATACGGTGATATCGCTTTTGGTAATTCAGATATTTTTATGCGATTAGATAACACTGTGCAAACTATCGAATCGATTCGTGGTGGCTCAGCATCTACTGCAGCAAGTAATGCACCTGGTGGCATTATTAACTTTATCTCTAAAAATGGCGAAAACGAATCTGGCAGTGTATCTACAACTCTTGGCTTAGATTACGACAGCGTTCGTACAGACTTTGAATACGGCACTTATTTAACCGATAGCGTGCGTTTTCATGTTGGTGGCTTTGTTCGACAAGGCGAAGGCCCGCGCGAAACAGGTTACACGTCTAATAAAGGTGGCCAAATAAAAGCTAACCTTACAAAAGATTTCGACAACGGTTACGTTCGCCTTTATTACAAACACTTAGACGATAAGAGTGTTGGCTACCTTCCTATGCCAATGTACTCAAATGGTGACTCTATTGCTGGCTTTGATGCGCAATCAGACACACCTCACTCAGCGTTATTTACTAAAACAGTACGTTTAAATGGTGAAAACCAAATCAGTAGCGGCGATATCCGCGATGGTATGAATCCAAAAGTTGACTCTGTTGGTTTTGAAGCTGTATTTGATTTAGATAACGATTGGCGTATCGAAAACCGTTTTCGTAAATCATCAATAAGCGGCAACTTTAACTCGCTTATTCCTGCAGAGGTTGGCAGCGCATCATCTATTGCACAGAGCATTGGTGGTGTAGGAGCAACACTCAGTAACGCAAACACGGGCGCTGCATTTAACGACGACCTCGCTATGCGAATTCATACGTTTGACGTAACAATGAACGACTTCGATTCATTAGTTAACGACTTTAAACTAACTAAATCGTTTGATGATGACACCAGCATTACCTTTGGTTATTACGCGTCAACTCAAAACATTGCTATGTCGTGGTTATGGAATTCATACCTTATGGAGCTTAAAGGCGACAATGCAGCATTATTAAATGTTACTGCAGCTGACGGTACTGAATTTTCAGAAAATGGTTTATATGCATATGGCACACCTTACTGGGGAAACTGTTGCCAACGTGATTACGACACAGAGTACGACACCCGTGCACCATATGTTGCATTCTCTACTAAATTGGGTGACGTAAGCATTGATGCAAGTGCCCGTTACGACAGTGGCGAAGCTCGCGGTAACTATGCAGGTGCCGTAACATCAACTGTAGATATGAACCGCGACGGTGAAATATCAATTCCGGAACAAAACGTTGCAGGTATTGATATTGCCAACGCCAGCCCAGTAAATTACGACTGGAACTATTCTTCATATTCAATTGGTGCTAATTATCAAATTGACCCAAGCCTTGCTACGTTTGCACGTATTAGTAAAGGTGGGCGTGCAAATGCTGACCGTCTTTTATTTGGTAAAGTACGCGCCGACGGCTCTGTTGCAAAAGAAGACGCTGTTGATGAAGTAAACCAGTTTGAGTTTGGTGTTAAAAAGCGCTTTGATTCATTATCAGTGTTTGCTACTGCGTTTTTTGCCGAAACTGAAGAGCAAAATTTTGAAGCAACATCACAAACGTTTTTTGACCGTGAATACGAAGCAAAAGGGATTGAAATAGAATCTACTTACTTTATTGATGCATGGGATTTTCGCGGTAATTTAACCTGGACCGATGCAGAAATAGCAAAAGATGCCCTAACTCCTGACGTTGTAGGGAACACGCCACGCCGTCAAGCTGATTTAATTTACTCACTAATGGCTCGTTACAGCTATGAAAAAGGTGCGGCAGGTTTAAGCTTTATTGGTACAACTGATGCTTACGCGCAAGATAATAATGACCTTAAATTTGATGGTTACACGCAGGTAAATGGCTTTGTAAGCTACGACCTATCTGAAAACCTTAATATTGCGCTTAATGTGAATAACCTATTTGATACAGTAGGTATTACAGAAGCCGAAGAAGGCTCAGTACCTGAAAACAATATTATTCGTGCCCGTACTATTAACGGCCGCACAACGTCGGTAACTTTAAAATACGCTTTTAACTAA
- a CDS encoding MBL fold metallo-hydrolase, which produces MKKVKHVLAATALLASTLMQPVLAQSELVVDVYNPQDKSIFAVSSSIISGNNEVLLVDAQFQRNDAQALVEKIKASGKTLTAVYISHSDPDFYFGLDVIKAAFPKAKLLATKSTVENIKRSMQGKLNYWGPILKSNAPKELILPEVILSNTLTIDGKEIIIKNLQHDPKHTYLWIPSIKTVLGGVVVFDQMHVWLADSSTAAERQTWQSTLDNIENLKPQTVIPGHFLQGSKQDLSGVSFMKGYLNKADSAAKSSKNSTEFVEIMTQAYPGLGARSILELGSKVVMGEMQWH; this is translated from the coding sequence ATGAAAAAAGTTAAACACGTATTAGCAGCAACAGCTTTATTAGCAAGCACATTAATGCAACCGGTATTAGCGCAAAGTGAATTAGTTGTGGATGTATATAACCCACAAGACAAAAGTATTTTTGCTGTCTCATCAAGCATTATAAGTGGTAATAACGAAGTGTTATTAGTGGATGCCCAATTTCAGCGTAATGATGCACAAGCATTGGTTGAAAAAATAAAAGCGAGCGGTAAAACATTAACAGCTGTTTATATTAGTCACAGCGACCCTGATTTTTACTTTGGTTTAGATGTAATTAAAGCTGCTTTTCCAAAAGCAAAGTTATTAGCGACTAAATCAACAGTAGAGAATATTAAACGCTCAATGCAAGGAAAGTTAAATTATTGGGGGCCTATTTTAAAGAGCAACGCACCAAAAGAACTTATTTTGCCAGAAGTAATACTATCAAATACCCTAACTATAGATGGGAAAGAAATTATTATTAAAAATTTACAGCATGATCCAAAGCATACTTACCTTTGGATCCCTTCTATAAAAACAGTGCTGGGTGGGGTTGTAGTATTTGATCAAATGCATGTGTGGTTGGCTGATTCGAGCACTGCCGCAGAGCGTCAAACTTGGCAGTCAACATTAGATAACATTGAGAATTTAAAACCACAGACTGTTATTCCAGGTCACTTTTTACAGGGCAGTAAACAAGACCTTTCTGGTGTGTCATTCATGAAAGGGTACTTAAATAAAGCGGATAGCGCTGCAAAAAGTTCAAAAAACTCAACTGAATTTGTAGAGATCATGACTCAAGCCTACCCTGGTTTAGGTGCAAGAAGCATTTTAGAGTTGGGCTCAAAAGTGGTTATGGGTGAGATGCAATGGCACTAA
- a CDS encoding nuclear transport factor 2 family protein — translation MSNIDIIKSTYEGTTSQENGQNLVAHASDTITWKEADGFAYAGTYHGMNDITEHVFQKLASEWYNYTFTPQNYLSQDDTVVVYGTYSGTYIKTGKKMQARVAHIWQLKNQKITHFEQIVDSKMVFDAMQ, via the coding sequence ATGAGCAACATAGACATAATTAAAAGTACGTATGAAGGCACAACATCACAAGAGAATGGGCAAAATCTAGTTGCTCATGCAAGTGATACTATTACTTGGAAAGAGGCTGACGGTTTTGCTTATGCTGGTACATACCATGGTATGAATGACATTACTGAACATGTTTTTCAAAAGCTTGCAAGCGAGTGGTATAACTACACGTTTACGCCACAAAACTACTTATCCCAAGATGATACTGTTGTAGTGTATGGCACGTACTCTGGTACTTATATTAAAACGGGTAAAAAAATGCAAGCTAGGGTCGCGCATATTTGGCAGCTTAAAAATCAAAAAATAACGCACTTTGAACAAATAGTGGATAGTAAAATGGTGTTTGATGCTATGCAGTAA
- a CDS encoding DsbA family protein translates to MKNATLHIIVDPLCGWTYGSVPLITAAENIDGLIVKVHSGGMLTGDNVKPVTPAWREFALKNDSVIAKKTGQVFGSNYTDGLLKTNDIILNSAQAITAILAAQELGISGGEMLNSIQHAYYAQGKNIMQLHVLADIALELGLNKALFETHFNALEGDATDQHIAQSRGLLHDIHGQGFPSAAFEFDTGKWKKADIAHYYGKTEQWVTYLQQSVALV, encoded by the coding sequence ATGAAAAACGCAACGTTACATATAATTGTTGACCCTTTATGTGGTTGGACTTATGGCAGCGTGCCCTTGATCACCGCTGCTGAAAATATTGATGGTTTAATTGTAAAAGTACACAGTGGAGGCATGCTAACAGGTGATAATGTCAAACCTGTGACTCCTGCATGGCGTGAATTTGCACTTAAAAACGACAGTGTCATAGCGAAGAAAACAGGTCAGGTATTTGGTAGTAACTATACCGATGGGCTTTTAAAAACCAACGATATTATACTCAACTCGGCTCAGGCTATTACCGCTATATTGGCAGCGCAAGAGCTTGGTATATCAGGTGGGGAAATGCTTAATAGTATTCAACATGCTTATTATGCTCAGGGTAAAAACATTATGCAGCTGCATGTACTGGCTGATATTGCATTGGAGCTGGGTTTAAACAAGGCCTTATTTGAAACCCACTTTAATGCGCTAGAAGGCGATGCAACAGATCAACATATAGCACAAAGCCGCGGCTTATTACACGATATTCATGGGCAAGGTTTTCCTAGTGCAGCATTTGAATTTGACACAGGTAAGTGGAAAAAAGCTGATATAGCCCATTATTATGGAAAAACTGAGCAGTGGGTTACCTACTTACAGCAATCAGTTGCGCTAGTATAG